A window of Streptomyces gilvosporeus contains these coding sequences:
- a CDS encoding tyrosine-type recombinase/integrase — MLKGLIVGDIRVQEVVRGDGRVEYTILQPGGEVHEAPDGYLRSLTAGTSRTYAYLLVDHLRWLVMECLDFPTATFPDLERYMGAVGAEYSGPFGQPWRMDKEPYGQSTLEVAAACLKGFYAFLAKRGVSTELGEALDQKRLPTTADRRRAFLGHTLQSVPANPLSPTKKVRRRHPKMLPEGAKQGLPGTLRWARDRMIVSWLSDGGFRIGELCGLHLVDLHLRKNADCGECREPHVHICHREANANRTRVKVKDTWELKNGIVRGGTVRRVSPGMTHTYFDYMTTEYPSQARHGMLLVQLQGPRAGEPLATAAARGMLKRAGVRLDLDEVLPKEFRHSFTSEVLDAAKGNSVIAKEAGGWRSAAMVDEVYGHVDIHDPVFVAALERTWDL, encoded by the coding sequence ATGCTGAAGGGGTTGATCGTCGGGGACATCCGTGTGCAGGAGGTGGTCCGGGGTGATGGTCGGGTCGAGTACACCATCCTGCAGCCGGGCGGAGAGGTCCATGAGGCTCCAGATGGCTATCTCAGGTCACTGACCGCCGGTACCAGCCGCACCTACGCCTACTTGCTGGTCGATCACCTTCGGTGGCTGGTCATGGAATGCCTCGACTTTCCGACCGCCACGTTCCCTGATCTTGAGCGGTACATGGGTGCGGTCGGGGCGGAGTATTCGGGCCCGTTCGGGCAGCCATGGCGCATGGACAAGGAGCCGTACGGCCAGAGCACGCTGGAGGTCGCGGCAGCCTGTCTGAAGGGCTTCTACGCATTCCTCGCGAAGCGCGGGGTGAGCACGGAGCTTGGGGAAGCGCTGGACCAGAAACGGCTCCCGACCACGGCTGACCGACGGCGGGCCTTCCTGGGGCACACCCTGCAGTCGGTGCCGGCCAATCCGCTCTCGCCGACCAAGAAGGTGCGCCGCCGCCACCCCAAGATGCTCCCAGAGGGCGCGAAGCAGGGCCTGCCGGGGACACTGCGTTGGGCACGCGACCGGATGATCGTCAGCTGGTTGAGTGACGGGGGCTTCCGAATCGGCGAGCTCTGCGGGCTTCACCTGGTGGACCTGCACCTTCGCAAGAACGCCGACTGCGGTGAGTGCAGGGAGCCCCACGTCCACATCTGCCATCGTGAAGCGAACGCGAACCGCACTCGTGTCAAGGTCAAAGACACCTGGGAGCTGAAGAACGGCATCGTGCGCGGTGGGACCGTCCGCCGTGTCAGCCCCGGCATGACCCACACCTACTTCGACTACATGACTACCGAGTATCCGAGCCAGGCCCGTCACGGCATGCTGCTGGTCCAGCTCCAGGGCCCGCGGGCTGGCGAACCACTCGCTACCGCGGCAGCCCGCGGCATGTTGAAGCGCGCAGGCGTCCGCCTAGACCTCGACGAGGTGCTGCCGAAGGAGTTCCGGCACTCCTTCACATCCGAAGTGCTGGATGCGGCCAAGGGCAACTCGGTGATCGCCAAGGAGGCTGGCGGCTGGAGGTCGGCAGCCATGGTCGATGAGGTCTACGGTCACGTCGACATCCATGATCCGGTGTTTGTCGCCGCGTTGGAGAGGACGTGGGACCTGTGA